The following proteins come from a genomic window of Gynuella sunshinyii YC6258:
- a CDS encoding glycine-rich domain-containing protein — MEINIIILSTVIILLVFWFLRQRKSSRLQYIENYQFHPGLEKKLRKVYPHLNNDQVELVFRALRDYFYICNQAKRKMVAMPSQVVDVAWHEFILSTRAYELFCQKAFGYFLHHTPTEAMSTPVHAQEGIKRTWRLACHKARIRPDQPSRLPLLFAIDSQLQIDDGFKYSLNCSNPLSPNYGTGFCAGDIGCSSGCVGDSGSSSGHSGFFDGAGDSGGSGCGSSCGSGCGGGGD; from the coding sequence ATGGAAATCAACATCATTATTCTGTCTACGGTTATCATCCTGCTGGTTTTCTGGTTTCTACGTCAGCGCAAAAGCAGCCGTCTTCAATACATCGAAAACTACCAGTTTCACCCCGGGCTGGAGAAAAAGCTGCGCAAGGTCTATCCCCACCTTAATAATGATCAGGTAGAACTGGTGTTTCGGGCTCTGCGTGATTATTTTTACATTTGTAATCAGGCCAAACGCAAAATGGTGGCCATGCCGTCACAGGTGGTCGATGTGGCCTGGCACGAATTTATTCTGTCAACCCGGGCCTACGAACTGTTCTGCCAAAAAGCATTCGGATATTTTCTGCACCACACCCCCACAGAAGCCATGAGTACCCCTGTTCATGCTCAGGAGGGCATTAAGCGTACCTGGCGTCTGGCCTGCCATAAAGCCAGGATCAGACCGGATCAACCAAGCCGACTCCCACTATTGTTTGCGATAGACAGTCAGCTTCAGATTGACGATGGATTTAAATATTCTCTGAATTGCAGCAATCCACTGTCTCCCAATTACGGCACCGGTTTTTGTGCCGGCGACATCGGTTGTTCCTCAGGATGTGTGGGGGACTCAGGCAGCTCCTCTGGCCATAGCGGTTTTTTTGATGGCGCAGGGGATTCCGGAGGCAGTGGTTGTGGTAGCAGTTGCGGGAGTGGCTGCGGCGGCGGTGGTGACTGA
- a CDS encoding aspartoacylase, translated as MDSIKSVVIVGGTHGNELTGVHLLRRWEQKPQEINRGSFVTETLLANPRAHAMNCRYIDQDLNRQFAIQDLANVTLPGYEQNRAKAINQLIGPKQDPARDFIIDLHTTTANMGITIVINSLNPIVKRAAVYVQKTVPNVTLFYQEVDRMEDNFMISIGRIGGLIIEVGPVAQGCLRADIFEATRVATNAVLDYLHLANIGKAPELPETASGFQFVKKVKMPEDEQGNLVGMIHPNVQDRDFQPLNPGDPLFLLQNGDTVFYQDEPGLCPAFVNEAAYYDQHHGLSLLKHIEFEV; from the coding sequence ATGGACTCAATCAAATCTGTTGTCATTGTCGGCGGAACTCATGGTAATGAGTTAACAGGTGTCCACCTGCTCAGGCGATGGGAACAAAAACCACAGGAAATTAATCGTGGCAGCTTTGTTACCGAAACACTGCTCGCCAACCCCCGCGCCCATGCCATGAACTGTCGTTATATCGACCAGGACCTGAACCGTCAGTTCGCTATCCAGGATCTTGCCAACGTAACATTACCGGGCTATGAACAAAACCGCGCCAAAGCCATCAACCAATTGATTGGCCCCAAACAGGACCCGGCTCGCGATTTCATTATTGACCTGCATACCACCACGGCCAACATGGGTATTACCATTGTGATCAACAGCCTGAATCCGATTGTCAAACGCGCCGCCGTGTACGTGCAAAAGACAGTGCCCAACGTCACGCTGTTTTATCAGGAGGTGGATCGTATGGAAGATAACTTTATGATTTCCATCGGTCGAATCGGCGGGCTGATTATTGAAGTCGGTCCGGTCGCACAGGGCTGTCTGCGGGCGGATATCTTTGAAGCCACCAGAGTGGCCACCAATGCGGTGCTGGATTATCTGCACCTGGCAAATATTGGAAAGGCACCCGAGTTACCCGAAACAGCAAGCGGATTCCAGTTTGTTAAGAAGGTCAAAATGCCCGAAGACGAACAGGGCAATCTGGTCGGCATGATTCATCCCAACGTGCAGGACAGAGACTTCCAGCCTCTGAATCCCGGAGATCCTCTGTTTTTGCTGCAAAATGGGGATACTGTGTTTTATCAGGATGAGCCCGGTTTATGTCCGGCGTTTGTTAACGAAGCCGCATACTACGACCAACACCATGGCCTGAGCCTTCTTAAACATATAGAGTTTGAAGTCTGA
- a CDS encoding TRAP transporter substrate-binding protein translates to MNKFCMAVSALAVSVSATFASASDGCDSGEIVAKLSHVTGGTTHPKVVAANKFAERINKELDGKMCVEVYPNSTLFGDSKELEALLLGDVQILAPSLAKFGSYTPKYGVFDLPFIFKDMDQAIRFTKTKDGQQLLHEMEDVGFVGLGYWMSGMKYFSANKPLLVPNDANGLKFRVQTSDVAKAMIAAMGASPQPMAFSEVYGALQTGVVDGQENTWSNIYTKKFFEVQDSITETNHQLLAYLFMTSTEFLDSLDKDTRAKFLQIADEVTQQANLDVKSAEATNRENILKAGGKINVLTDAQRQQWVDAMKPVWKKFEKDIGKNLINAAAGA, encoded by the coding sequence ATGAATAAATTCTGTATGGCAGTTTCTGCCTTGGCTGTTTCTGTATCTGCAACATTCGCAAGTGCTTCTGATGGCTGTGACAGTGGCGAAATCGTCGCTAAGCTGAGTCACGTGACCGGAGGTACGACCCATCCGAAAGTGGTTGCCGCGAACAAATTTGCAGAACGGATCAACAAAGAACTCGATGGCAAAATGTGTGTCGAGGTTTATCCAAACTCCACATTGTTTGGTGATAGTAAGGAACTGGAAGCACTGTTATTGGGAGATGTGCAGATATTGGCGCCATCTTTGGCCAAGTTTGGCTCTTACACACCCAAATATGGGGTGTTTGATCTGCCGTTTATTTTCAAGGATATGGATCAGGCGATTCGTTTCACCAAAACCAAAGACGGACAACAACTGCTCCATGAAATGGAAGACGTTGGGTTCGTGGGATTGGGTTACTGGATGTCCGGTATGAAGTATTTTTCCGCTAACAAGCCGTTGCTCGTACCCAACGATGCGAATGGTTTGAAATTCCGGGTTCAGACTTCCGATGTGGCCAAGGCAATGATCGCCGCAATGGGTGCGTCACCGCAACCAATGGCGTTTTCTGAAGTATACGGAGCATTGCAGACCGGTGTTGTTGATGGACAGGAAAATACCTGGTCTAACATTTACACCAAAAAATTCTTCGAAGTTCAGGACAGCATTACCGAAACCAACCATCAGTTATTGGCCTATTTATTCATGACCTCTACCGAGTTCCTGGATAGTCTCGATAAAGACACCCGCGCCAAGTTCCTGCAGATTGCCGATGAAGTGACTCAGCAGGCCAACCTGGATGTGAAATCCGCAGAAGCCACCAACCGTGAAAACATTCTGAAAGCAGGTGGCAAAATCAACGTCCTGACCGATGCTCAGAGACAGCAGTGGGTTGATGCCATGAAGCCTGTCTGGAAGAAATTTGAAAAAGACATCGGCAAAAATCTGATTAACGCAGCTGCCGGCGCCTGA
- a CDS encoding TRAP transporter small permease encodes MAYWPHIYLLIFILLLWGLEKLFPNFMARLEENLLVLVISSIMCVSFGQVIARYGFNSGWSAALEFNTIAFSWLILLGMSYGIKTGIHLGVDIVLNRVPRPAAKALSMLGALAAMMYGLILLDSTWVAAMGVDVKGGAIEYWAKMYKINIGAEELRYPEFFQQMFDVKPRVQRWLLLVILPIGLSLLVYRSWQAFLAILFNKRSMLISAHEAQDLVEENKGVLKD; translated from the coding sequence ATGGCGTATTGGCCACATATCTATTTATTGATTTTCATTCTGTTGTTGTGGGGACTGGAAAAACTGTTTCCCAACTTTATGGCCAGGCTGGAGGAGAATCTGCTGGTCCTGGTGATTTCTTCGATTATGTGTGTTTCCTTTGGTCAGGTAATCGCCCGTTACGGATTTAATTCCGGTTGGTCGGCAGCCCTGGAATTTAACACCATTGCCTTTTCCTGGTTGATTCTGCTGGGGATGAGCTATGGCATTAAGACCGGTATCCATTTGGGTGTTGATATTGTCCTGAACCGGGTACCCAGACCAGCTGCCAAGGCTTTGTCTATGTTGGGCGCGCTGGCTGCCATGATGTATGGCCTGATTCTGCTGGATTCCACCTGGGTTGCGGCCATGGGGGTCGATGTAAAAGGTGGAGCCATTGAGTACTGGGCTAAAATGTACAAGATCAATATCGGTGCCGAAGAATTGCGTTATCCGGAATTTTTCCAGCAGATGTTTGATGTCAAACCGCGGGTACAACGCTGGTTGTTGCTGGTGATTTTACCGATTGGACTGTCTCTGTTGGTTTATCGTTCCTGGCAGGCCTTTCTGGCTATTCTGTTTAACAAACGCAGCATGCTGATCAGTGCTCATGAAGCACAGGATCTGGTGGAAGAAAACAAAGGCGTACTGAAGGACTGA
- a CDS encoding TRAP transporter large permease, with product MEALILFALVLTLLFIGLPVGIALGLSSILFITFVSHESLSSVAISLFGAGQHYTLLAIPFFILASSFMSTGGVAKRLINFAIASVGHFRGGLAMASVLACMMFAALSGSSPATVVAIGTIAIAGMRQVGYSKEFASGIIANAGTLGILIPPSIVMVVYAASTEVSVGRMFLAGVIPGLMAGLMLMIAIYIVARKKNLPAEPWRGFQELVRGGKEAGWGLFLVVIIMGGIYGGVFTPTEAAVVAAVYSMLIALFVYRDMGPLKETSWTLESDSQAARVGFNGTVYGVSFFLVWMIMSFFATADSETISSGDRALWGGIIAIAIAIFYVYKRSQGINDSIGHCLVSGLPVWKRNLVLIVRKFFPALFGKETRQVMLEGTKTTVMLMFIIANALLFAHTLAAERIPQMVTEWMLGVGFNWFTFLIAVNILLLIGGQFMEPSGLLVIVAPVVFPIAMQLGVDPIHLGIIMVVNMEIGMITPPIGLNLFVTSGITGMSLAKVVRAAMPFVMVLMLFLVLVTYIPWLSTLLPYSIMGPEIVTH from the coding sequence ATGGAAGCACTGATTCTTTTTGCTCTGGTATTGACGCTATTGTTTATCGGCCTGCCTGTCGGTATTGCATTGGGCCTGTCATCCATTTTGTTCATTACATTCGTATCGCACGAGTCGTTATCTTCTGTTGCGATTTCACTGTTCGGTGCCGGTCAGCATTACACGCTGTTGGCGATTCCGTTTTTTATCCTGGCTTCTTCGTTCATGTCCACCGGTGGAGTGGCAAAACGACTGATTAATTTTGCGATTGCCAGCGTCGGCCATTTTCGTGGCGGTCTGGCGATGGCTTCTGTGCTGGCCTGTATGATGTTTGCGGCTTTGTCCGGTTCCTCCCCGGCAACAGTGGTTGCCATCGGTACCATTGCCATTGCCGGTATGCGTCAGGTTGGTTATTCGAAGGAATTTGCTTCGGGGATTATCGCCAACGCCGGTACCCTCGGAATCCTGATTCCACCGTCTATCGTGATGGTGGTGTATGCCGCATCCACTGAAGTTTCCGTTGGGCGAATGTTCCTGGCGGGGGTGATTCCCGGACTGATGGCCGGTCTGATGCTGATGATTGCCATTTATATCGTTGCCCGGAAAAAAAATCTTCCAGCCGAACCCTGGCGCGGATTTCAGGAGTTGGTTCGTGGCGGCAAAGAAGCTGGCTGGGGCCTGTTCCTGGTAGTTATTATCATGGGCGGAATTTATGGTGGGGTGTTTACTCCGACGGAAGCCGCAGTGGTTGCGGCGGTATATTCCATGTTGATTGCCTTGTTTGTTTACCGCGACATGGGGCCTCTGAAGGAGACCTCCTGGACACTGGAAAGCGATAGTCAGGCAGCCCGTGTAGGCTTTAATGGTACCGTCTACGGAGTGTCGTTTTTCCTGGTGTGGATGATCATGTCCTTTTTCGCCACGGCCGATTCCGAAACCATCAGTTCCGGTGATCGGGCGCTGTGGGGCGGTATTATTGCCATTGCGATTGCTATTTTTTATGTCTACAAACGCAGTCAGGGAATCAACGACTCCATCGGTCATTGCCTGGTCTCGGGTTTGCCTGTCTGGAAACGCAATCTGGTGTTGATCGTACGCAAATTCTTTCCGGCGCTGTTTGGCAAAGAAACCCGGCAGGTCATGCTGGAAGGCACCAAAACCACGGTTATGCTGATGTTTATTATTGCCAATGCCTTGTTGTTCGCGCACACATTGGCAGCTGAGCGTATTCCGCAAATGGTGACCGAATGGATGCTGGGAGTGGGCTTCAACTGGTTCACCTTCCTGATTGCGGTAAACATTCTGCTGTTGATTGGCGGACAGTTCATGGAACCATCTGGGTTGTTGGTGATCGTGGCGCCCGTGGTATTCCCCATCGCCATGCAGCTGGGTGTTGATCCTATTCATCTGGGAATCATCATGGTGGTGAATATGGAGATTGGCATGATCACGCCTCCGATTGGGCTCAACCTGTTTGTGACCTCGGGCATTACCGGTATGAGTCTGGCAAAAGTCGTGCGTGCGGCGATGCCGTTCGTGATGGTGCTGATGTTGTTCCTGGTGTTGGTCACTTACATCCCATGGCTGTCAACGTTGTTGCCATATTCGATCATGGGACCGGAAATCGTTACCCACTGA
- a CDS encoding aminoglycoside phosphotransferase family protein → MQSEHGKVKILGMDRVQRPSNDWSATVHLLLTHIRRQGFHKCPEPLILNDEFEILTLVPGDTCNYPLTGAVATVTALTSAARLLRELHDCSKDFLATHKTHRLRWMLPEQYPAEVICHGDFAPYNVTLSGDEVVGVFDFDAAHPGPVLWDIAYAVYCWAPFKTDPVDALGSLDQQIERAGLFCRTYGLSPLAYPQLVMTIIKRLEALVAFMVSQAEQGDPQFQDNLDCGHHLGYLNDIDYLRNHESQIVTMLMNMSAMSGA, encoded by the coding sequence ATGCAGAGTGAGCATGGCAAAGTTAAGATACTCGGAATGGATCGGGTTCAGCGGCCATCGAATGACTGGTCGGCTACCGTTCATCTATTGTTAACGCATATTCGTCGGCAGGGTTTTCACAAATGCCCCGAACCTCTGATTCTTAATGATGAATTCGAAATCCTTACTCTGGTTCCTGGTGACACCTGTAATTATCCATTGACCGGTGCGGTTGCCACGGTAACTGCGCTGACTTCGGCCGCCCGGCTGCTGCGTGAATTACACGATTGTTCAAAGGACTTTCTCGCAACGCATAAAACGCATCGGTTGCGCTGGATGCTGCCGGAGCAGTACCCCGCAGAAGTGATCTGTCACGGCGATTTTGCACCTTATAATGTGACGCTGTCGGGTGATGAAGTGGTTGGAGTGTTTGATTTTGACGCGGCCCATCCCGGACCGGTGCTCTGGGATATCGCCTATGCGGTATATTGCTGGGCTCCATTTAAAACAGATCCGGTGGATGCGCTTGGCTCGTTGGATCAACAGATTGAACGGGCAGGGTTGTTTTGTCGTACCTACGGACTGTCGCCGTTGGCCTATCCGCAGTTGGTCATGACGATCATAAAGCGCCTTGAGGCGTTGGTGGCGTTTATGGTTTCGCAAGCAGAACAGGGAGACCCGCAGTTTCAGGATAATCTTGATTGCGGGCATCATCTTGGTTATCTCAATGATATTGATTATCTGCGTAACCATGAATCTCAGATCGTGACCATGCTGATGAATATGTCAGCAATGTCGGGAGCCTGA
- a CDS encoding DUF3224 domain-containing protein: MSEILHCHFDVIDWQENKIFQTEDGCSLARVEARYHYNKGIIGDSRLYMDLIYSIDGDSHFTGLEYIDAEINGKHGGLVLRHHGIHRANVASGLCELIIATGKLAGLQGTARYEASSMAVDLELTLI; encoded by the coding sequence ATGAGCGAAATCCTGCACTGCCACTTCGATGTCATCGACTGGCAGGAAAACAAGATATTTCAAACTGAGGATGGCTGCAGCCTGGCAAGGGTTGAAGCCCGATACCACTACAACAAAGGCATCATTGGCGATAGCCGGCTTTATATGGACCTGATCTACAGCATTGATGGCGATTCACATTTTACCGGTCTTGAATACATCGACGCGGAGATTAACGGCAAGCATGGAGGGCTTGTTCTTCGACATCACGGCATCCACCGCGCCAACGTTGCCAGTGGTTTGTGTGAGTTGATCATCGCCACTGGCAAACTGGCAGGATTGCAAGGGACCGCGCGCTACGAAGCAAGCTCTATGGCTGTCGATCTGGAGCTGACACTGATCTGA
- a CDS encoding helix-turn-helix transcriptional regulator, protein MQQSPPSGLLSRPDRPFTLQRLLPADDLAEFVDYFWVVEWQLPMGESFVSENFPHPCVHMVYEPGHSALFGPIKGHFKKTLMGQGRAIGCRFKPGLFYPWIKRPLAEMVDSQLDVAAVLSVSSQELEARLDAQLDIGQAVSEFTELLIAACALLHPEKQQGVLAHTIVATMEQNTELLKVEQVCSRFQISRRQLERLFYKHVGLSPKWVLRIYRLQQLANEMINHPIPDWTELAHRLGYFDQAHCIRDFKQITGKTPSSYCR, encoded by the coding sequence ATGCAACAGTCTCCTCCCAGCGGTCTATTGAGTCGACCGGATCGGCCATTCACGCTTCAACGGTTGTTACCGGCCGATGATCTGGCAGAATTTGTCGATTATTTTTGGGTGGTTGAATGGCAATTGCCGATGGGCGAATCGTTTGTTTCAGAAAACTTCCCGCACCCCTGTGTACACATGGTGTATGAGCCGGGTCATAGCGCGTTGTTTGGTCCGATCAAAGGACATTTCAAAAAAACACTGATGGGTCAGGGCCGGGCGATAGGCTGTCGTTTCAAACCAGGATTATTTTATCCCTGGATTAAACGCCCGTTGGCTGAAATGGTTGACAGTCAGTTGGATGTTGCCGCGGTGTTGTCGGTCAGCAGCCAGGAACTTGAAGCGAGGCTGGATGCCCAGCTGGATATCGGACAGGCGGTTAGCGAGTTTACTGAACTGTTAATTGCTGCATGTGCTTTGCTGCATCCTGAAAAACAGCAAGGTGTGCTGGCGCATACCATTGTGGCGACGATGGAGCAGAATACCGAACTGCTAAAAGTGGAACAGGTTTGTTCGCGTTTTCAGATATCGAGACGACAACTGGAACGGCTGTTTTATAAACACGTCGGACTGTCACCAAAATGGGTGTTAAGGATATACCGGCTGCAGCAACTGGCCAATGAAATGATCAATCATCCGATTCCCGACTGGACCGAGCTGGCTCATCGGCTGGGGTACTTTGATCAGGCCCATTGTATTCGGGATTTTAAACAAATTACCGGCAAAACACCGTCGAGCTATTGCCGGTAA
- the yjeH gene encoding L-methionine/branched-chain amino acid transporter, with the protein MQQSSTGIGRWQGIGLLVTTMLGTGVFVLPQLTLQQAGSLALWSWGLLVIAMLPITWVFAILGQHYPHAGGPAQFVEQAFSPHQGRIIGLLFLLLVPIGAPAAIELTMEFVKLMIPVTATNQLLVELLLVVTILLLNWRGIRASGIWQTALTVSMLVIVVVLLILHHPATSMPVLVESTDHADAMVAAFGLAMWSFIGIETMTHLVNDFKNPDRDFQFAMITGLLLVGLIYLGCTWLLLSVPIADGLSMSVVMDEVFGAGGRWIIGIIGTLSGLATVNVYMASISRLMWSLSQQGVLPKSLSRLNRHQIPGNALISQTLIIAMVLIMSGMLQLHYDVLIRWTNGVIVVIYLMSMISAWRLLPKYRLPALAGGLVCLLFAWSLGLYMLYALLLWGSLQLFGLPLGRQAAQLES; encoded by the coding sequence ATGCAGCAATCCAGTACGGGTATCGGCCGCTGGCAGGGCATTGGCCTGCTGGTCACCACCATGCTTGGAACCGGTGTCTTTGTGCTGCCACAGCTGACCCTGCAGCAGGCCGGTTCTCTGGCATTGTGGTCCTGGGGGCTGCTGGTCATTGCCATGCTGCCCATTACCTGGGTGTTCGCGATTCTGGGCCAGCATTATCCCCATGCCGGCGGACCGGCTCAATTCGTCGAACAGGCATTTTCGCCTCATCAGGGACGGATCATTGGTCTGTTGTTTCTGTTGCTCGTTCCAATCGGTGCCCCGGCAGCCATAGAACTGACCATGGAATTCGTCAAACTGATGATACCGGTCACAGCGACTAACCAGTTGCTGGTTGAACTACTACTGGTGGTCACCATTCTGTTGCTGAACTGGCGGGGTATTCGCGCTTCCGGAATCTGGCAAACCGCACTGACGGTATCAATGCTGGTCATTGTGGTGGTGCTATTGATTTTGCATCATCCGGCCACTTCCATGCCGGTCCTGGTTGAATCAACAGATCACGCCGATGCCATGGTCGCCGCGTTTGGACTGGCCATGTGGAGCTTCATTGGTATCGAAACCATGACCCATCTGGTCAACGATTTCAAAAACCCTGATCGTGACTTTCAGTTTGCCATGATAACCGGTTTGTTGCTGGTCGGGCTGATATACCTTGGCTGTACCTGGCTGCTGTTGAGCGTACCGATCGCGGATGGCCTGAGCATGAGCGTCGTGATGGATGAGGTTTTCGGCGCTGGCGGCCGCTGGATCATAGGCATCATCGGTACGCTCAGTGGCCTGGCAACGGTGAACGTGTACATGGCCAGTATATCGCGATTAATGTGGAGCCTGAGCCAGCAAGGGGTGCTGCCCAAATCGCTGTCACGTCTCAATCGCCATCAGATTCCAGGTAATGCCCTGATAAGCCAGACATTGATCATTGCCATGGTATTGATTATGTCCGGCATGCTACAACTTCATTATGATGTACTCATCAGATGGACCAATGGCGTCATCGTTGTGATTTACCTGATGTCCATGATCTCTGCCTGGCGGTTATTACCCAAGTACCGCTTGCCAGCGCTGGCCGGTGGACTGGTCTGTCTGCTGTTTGCATGGTCGCTCGGACTGTACATGCTTTATGCACTGTTGCTCTGGGGAAGTTTGCAGTTGTTCGGTCTGCCCCTTGGCAGACAGGCCGCACAACTTGAAAGCTAA
- a CDS encoding Lrp/AsnC family transcriptional regulator, with translation MDKFDQLILQELIENARQPVARIAERVNLSRSSVAERIKKMEDTGIISGYQVVLKPPKDQQVSAFFEIYHSAIKCTDIIPLIKVFPEVVQCHGISGETDLLVLCRASSMERITEIRNAIEQRPQITKVKTHVVMTEWYKPGDW, from the coding sequence TTGGATAAATTTGACCAGCTGATCCTGCAGGAATTGATTGAGAATGCCCGTCAACCGGTGGCCAGGATCGCCGAACGGGTAAATTTATCGCGTTCATCGGTAGCTGAACGAATCAAAAAAATGGAAGACACCGGTATTATCAGCGGTTATCAGGTGGTATTAAAACCACCAAAGGATCAGCAGGTATCCGCCTTTTTTGAGATCTATCATTCCGCCATCAAATGCACAGATATCATTCCACTCATCAAAGTATTTCCGGAGGTGGTACAGTGCCATGGTATCAGTGGCGAAACGGACCTTCTGGTATTGTGCCGGGCGTCGAGTATGGAGCGAATTACGGAGATCCGTAACGCCATCGAGCAACGTCCCCAAATCACCAAAGTCAAAACTCATGTGGTGATGACCGAATGGTATAAACCGGGTGATTGGTAA
- a CDS encoding DUF4879 domain-containing protein translates to MNKLICYVIALSVFISSHSFAADNAHLLDTPLIEDARTLQFAEGIVPFWQSLNNGELSYEQPDASTMSTLAPAPPLTYLQAYAVISTDYPSWEYFSQSQISSVQNHGGAEMYIVTIEYGYGQNNIAKMNGSILSQVQSQYIVNSSNVIVGWYRWWDASGYSGGQFTYQSTSINSPWNTMSDNIYIK, encoded by the coding sequence ATGAATAAACTGATATGTTATGTCATTGCTCTATCCGTTTTTATATCAAGTCACAGCTTCGCAGCCGACAACGCTCATTTGCTTGACACTCCTTTGATCGAAGATGCCAGAACCCTGCAGTTTGCGGAGGGTATAGTGCCTTTCTGGCAATCGTTGAATAACGGCGAGCTGAGTTATGAGCAGCCAGACGCCAGCACGATGTCAACATTGGCCCCGGCTCCTCCACTGACCTATCTGCAGGCTTATGCAGTGATTTCCACCGATTATCCAAGCTGGGAATATTTTTCCCAGAGTCAGATATCCAGTGTCCAGAATCATGGCGGTGCAGAGATGTATATCGTGACAATTGAATACGGATATGGCCAAAACAATATTGCCAAAATGAATGGCAGCATCCTCAGTCAGGTTCAAAGTCAGTACATTGTTAACAGCTCGAACGTGATCGTCGGGTGGTATCGGTGGTGGGACGCAAGTGGTTACAGCGGTGGTCAGTTTACCTATCAGAGCACATCCATAAATTCGCCCTGGAATACCATGTCAGACAATATCTATATTAAATAA
- a CDS encoding tetrathionate reductase family octaheme c-type cytochrome: MARSPFQWIWLPVFIVVILAVPILIFLPDSGRQIADASEFLPQRKEHVDHSALITGPFTTAQQVTARCLECHEDARDQVMHSSHWTWESEPVVVEGRDEPVVGGKKNLLNNFCIGITGNWKGCSSCHAGYGWEDQNFDFNNGDNIDCLACHEQTGTYVKGPAGIPVAAVDLVSVAQSVGYSSRANCGSCHFKGGGGDAVKHGDLDSSLYFPAPDVDVHMGKYDMVCADCHQTQDHQISGRSISVSLDNKNQIACTDCHDNQLHQDDRINQHTDTVACQTCHIPEVATRVATKTHWDWSKAGDPDREENIHEYLKIKGEFEYTANLRPTYLWYSGTAERYLLGDKINETAPTDMNLPKGSIDDPVAKIFPFKVHDAVQVFDTDYRYLLQPKTVGETGYWSTFDWDSALRQGSELAGLPYSGHYGFTETLMYWPQTHMVQPAANALQCRDCHNENAGDQAGRMDWQALGYPGDPIRWGGRGHGPQEVQP, encoded by the coding sequence ATGGCTCGTTCCCCTTTTCAGTGGATCTGGCTGCCGGTATTCATTGTGGTGATTCTGGCGGTACCGATATTGATTTTCTTGCCGGATAGCGGGCGTCAGATCGCCGATGCCAGTGAGTTTCTGCCGCAGCGCAAGGAACATGTGGACCATTCCGCGCTGATAACCGGCCCGTTTACGACTGCCCAGCAGGTGACTGCCCGTTGCCTGGAATGTCATGAGGACGCCAGAGATCAGGTGATGCACTCCTCGCACTGGACCTGGGAGAGTGAGCCGGTCGTCGTGGAAGGACGGGATGAGCCTGTGGTTGGCGGCAAAAAGAACCTGTTGAATAATTTCTGTATCGGTATCACCGGTAACTGGAAAGGCTGTTCGAGTTGTCACGCCGGTTATGGCTGGGAAGATCAGAACTTTGATTTCAATAATGGCGATAACATTGACTGTCTGGCCTGTCATGAGCAGACCGGTACCTATGTCAAAGGCCCGGCCGGCATTCCGGTTGCGGCGGTGGATCTGGTCTCCGTAGCCCAGAGTGTCGGTTATTCCAGCCGTGCCAACTGTGGCAGCTGTCACTTTAAAGGCGGCGGTGGTGATGCTGTGAAACACGGTGATCTCGATTCCAGCCTGTATTTTCCAGCACCGGATGTGGATGTGCACATGGGCAAGTACGATATGGTTTGTGCTGACTGTCATCAGACTCAGGATCATCAGATCAGTGGTCGCTCTATCAGTGTCAGTCTGGATAACAAAAACCAGATAGCCTGCACCGATTGTCATGATAACCAGTTGCATCAGGATGATCGTATCAACCAGCACACCGATACAGTTGCCTGCCAAACCTGTCATATCCCGGAAGTGGCTACCCGAGTGGCCACCAAAACCCATTGGGACTGGAGCAAGGCGGGGGATCCCGATCGTGAAGAAAACATCCACGAATACCTGAAGATCAAAGGCGAGTTTGAATACACGGCAAATCTGCGTCCAACCTATTTGTGGTACAGCGGTACGGCTGAACGCTACCTGCTTGGCGATAAAATCAACGAGACAGCGCCCACGGACATGAACCTGCCCAAAGGCAGTATTGATGATCCGGTGGCGAAGATCTTCCCATTCAAGGTACATGATGCGGTTCAGGTATTCGATACTGACTATCGCTACCTGCTGCAACCGAAAACCGTCGGTGAAACCGGCTACTGGAGCACGTTCGACTGGGACAGCGCCCTGCGGCAGGGATCAGAACTCGCTGGTCTGCCCTACAGCGGTCATTATGGTTTTACCGAGACGCTGATGTACTGGCCGCAGACACACATGGTGCAACCGGCTGCCAATGCTCTGCAATGTCGTGACTGTCATAATGAAAATGCCGGCGACCAGGCCGGTCGCATGGACTGGCAGGCACTGGGTTATCCGGGTGACCCTATTCGCTGGGGTGGACGCGGTCATGGGCCGCAGGAGGTACAACCATGA